Genomic segment of Amphibacillus xylanus NBRC 15112:
CTGATGTTTCGATGCTTGGTTCCAATCTAGGATAAAACGTGTTTGAATACTACGTACAGATTCACCAACAATTCGGAGGTGGGTATCTCGCCAGTAGCCATACTTTTGCACCTTACCAAGATATTCGTCACCTACATTGAATCCGCCTATGTAACCAATTTTCCCATCAATTACGACGACCTTACGATGGTTACGATAATTGATTTTGAAATTAACTTTTGGAATTAATGAAGGGAAGAATGCTTCAACTTTGACTCCAGCCTTTTTCAAATCACGGATGAATTTTCTTTTTAAGTTTCTCGAGCCAAAATCATCATATAAAAATCGAACTGAGACACCTTGCTTTGCCTTCAATTTTAATACGTCAGCAATTTTTTTACCTAATGCGTCATCTCGGTAAATATAGTATTGGATATGAATATGATCCTTTGCCTCAGTTAAATCTTTTATAAGTCGGTCAAATTTTGCTTGTCCGTCATTAAAAACCTCTACCTTATTCTCATGAGTTAAAATAGCATCATTATTGCGCAAGTGTAAGTAGAATAAATCAATATTATCTTTATAAAGATCGGGAATAGGAAAACTCCCTTCATCCAATAATTCTAGTTGATTTGCTACGGCTTTCTTTACACCTAATTTACTTTTGTTATCCCAAATAAATAGTTGCTTACGACTCAGCTTGCGTCCGAAAATTAAATAAAGTAAAAAACCAAAGATCGGGATAAATGTAATAACAAGAATCCAAGCCCATGTTGACGTTGGATTTCTATGCTCAAGAAAAACAATTGCAATGACTAAAAGAAAGTTTAAAAATATAATAAGTTCAGTAAAGCCCAACATATAAACCCCCTTCCTTGTCCTAAATATACCATAAAACTCAATAATTGTTCACAAATATACATGAATGAATTTCATAATGACTTAATTGGCTATAAAACACGAACAATTGGGTTACAGGTGACGCGGTGATTTCCACTCTAGGCGGACGCTTTCCGCGGGATCGGCCTCAGCTAATTGATAAAAGCTTTTCAAGCTTTTATCACTGGATCTTCGGACACGATTGTTCCCGCTGGAGTCGCCGCCTGCCGTTCCAATCACTTGATTAGGCTTCTTTATTTACGTATTATATTGTATTTTCATTTGTAATTGTTCGTGTTCTTAACTAGATTTTTGTATTATGAAATTGACTCACATTTGTAAGCTAAAAAAATCGCTTCTGATTATATTTAGCAAAACTAATGAATCTAGTCATAATCAAAAGCGGTTGTACAAAATCATTCAGAGAGATTTAAGCTAATCTAGTAAAAGATCTCTTTTATTAATTCTTTGTTTTCTTGCTTTAACTTTAAGTAAGCCATTTCTGAAATCTGCTTTTAGTGTTGAAGGAATAATTGCACCGGGTAAAAGAATGATACTTTCTCTTGAGCGAGTAAACTGTTTAAAGTGATAGAGATCTTTTTGATCGTCTTTAATTTCCTGACTCTCATCCTCAGTTACTTGTACAATTAAGCGGTTGTCTCGAATGAACATTTTAATCCGGTCTTTAGTGACACCAGGTAATTGATATGTGACGATCCACTCATCTTCTGTGTTTTTAATATAAGTTGGTATTTGTTTGTTTTGAAAAAATTGATCGATCGATGCGAGTAGGCTGTCATCTGAATAGCGCTGGAATAGACTATCCATTTTTCTGACCCACTCTCGAGCGGCTTTTAAAAAGTCTTGTTCATATTCTGCCATTTTCCTCAACTCCTATCCTTCAATAATTTATGCGTTTGATAAGAGTTTTGTGCTATTCTCACCAATTTGTCTAAATTGTTTAAATTTTTAAACTAATTACTTGACGAATAGTTTATTCTCCACTATAATCCATACTAATATGTATAGCTCTTATCGAGAGTGGCGGAGGGAATAGGCCCTACGAAGCCCAGCAACCTACTTGTAAGAAAGGTGCTAAATCCTACAGATGATGAATCTGACAGATAAGACGAGGCTAAGACACCGCAACCTCTTCTTACTTAGAAGAGGTTTTTTTGTAAATAGAGTTATACATACACATTCAAGGAGGAGATTAAAAAATGTCAAAAGAACAGTTTCGTTCAACCGGTGTAGAAACGCAATTGATTCATGGGGGGCAACAGGTTGACCCAACAACTCAATCACGGGCAGTTCCAATCTATCAAACAACTTCTTATGTGTTCAAAGATACGGAGCATGCACAAAACTTATTCGCTCTAGCTGAGCCTGGCAACATCTATACGCGGATCATGAATCCAACGATTGATGCATTTGAGCAGCGTGTTGCGATATTGGAAGATGGTGTGGCTGCTGTAGCAACTGCTTCAGGAATGTCTGCGATTACGTTAGCGATTTTTAACCTCGCAGGAACTGGTGATGAAATTATTGCTGATAGTAATTTATATGGCGGAACTTATAATTTATTCAAAGAGACACTACCTAAGTATGGTATAAATGTTGTTTTTGTTGATGGTACAGATCCTGAGAATTTTAGAGCGGCTATTACTGATAAGACAAAAGCGATTTTTGCTGAAACAATTACTAATCCATCTTTATATGTGT
This window contains:
- the cls gene encoding cardiolipin synthase, producing the protein MLGFTELIIFLNFLLVIAIVFLEHRNPTSTWAWILVITFIPIFGFLLYLIFGRKLSRKQLFIWDNKSKLGVKKAVANQLELLDEGSFPIPDLYKDNIDLFYLHLRNNDAILTHENKVEVFNDGQAKFDRLIKDLTEAKDHIHIQYYIYRDDALGKKIADVLKLKAKQGVSVRFLYDDFGSRNLKRKFIRDLKKAGVKVEAFFPSLIPKVNFKINYRNHRKVVVIDGKIGYIGGFNVGDEYLGKVQKYGYWRDTHLRIVGESVRSIQTRFILDWNQASKHQLILYDPVFYQAEPQGNVGMQIVSSGPDSDWEQIKYGYIKLLMEAEEYVYIQTPYFIPDESLADAVKIASLSGIDVRIMIPNKPDHPFVYWATYSYIGNMLEAGAKVYIYQNGFLHAKTIMVDGKIASVGTANIDVRSFRLNFEVNAFIYSEEVTQRLLADFEEDMEKSELLTLEAYQQRSHWIKIKESIARLISPIL
- a CDS encoding Hsp20/alpha crystallin family protein, with protein sequence MAEYEQDFLKAAREWVRKMDSLFQRYSDDSLLASIDQFFQNKQIPTYIKNTEDEWIVTYQLPGVTKDRIKMFIRDNRLIVQVTEDESQEIKDDQKDLYHFKQFTRSRESIILLPGAIIPSTLKADFRNGLLKVKARKQRINKRDLLLD